In one window of Ruminococcus hominis DNA:
- a CDS encoding FtsX-like permease family protein: protein MVFGISFGKIQAEEIRLTRENGTASSGRIEDGTEEQYAKLKQLDYIKRVGKSIFVGEATDISDDNAKTICDVVWADSESWNNFLKPAYTNVIGNYPQKKDEILLSERALKKLGISEPEQGMEINLDVYKGLFEHSKEKFKLCGWYTDSGNKLAIGYISHDKINELNLEKGPYTLLFSQSNHLSRSKTEEKLYQALPMKSADQKIYVSDTAQYTAVSKFAGGYEMVILGTLGILCGIYFLVRNVLWISMSEDIQNLGLLHTIGATERQITKIYRKQMRLLMLKGSVLGSLISVLILVLLIPEILGFHFYQEMGGNMILSFFRPWILFLSVVFVNGILWMASEGVIRKITKLSCIESATYDGNMGDKKIKHPGKLVLKRSETGEMFYIAWGNIKRHKARFIITSISIFLGVLSFILMNVLTNGCDYKHLLEKRPDFLLAGEFSEFGKSQGCGEEYKTREIDVDPLLTQGDGVELLYDNDYDEFSPISQELEKKLHKIDGIDWEKSNLIEGAYVDTVISKKGIRPYDEGLSNLTSENMVEGFSWDTVQVIDENQILSLKKYVQDNQLNIDMESLEEGNGVLIIHDHMLTPEQQKLANEAIGEPVYFKTLLSKEDAIRRKEQYNSDSKEKQQEDDFLQKESVTFTLCGYLDRQSDDFPEINQSWHGEGSLYYFISEKGFQKIPTEKKILTMELTADSEKEPYVKTQISELVSEENKKRSEMTEVSMDEGTGEAGVFVICKSDLMQQKETYMRGNRILLGAVSIILFIAGLTNYCNVVFTGMYTRRKEFDIMKSIGMTDKQMKLMLFGEGSYYFMCVMGLLFTVGMVTLVGVKIYMENKLSYFTFHWPIQITVSVMLSFAVINIFVTCLACKKKSGKTN from the coding sequence ATGGTATTTGGAATTTCCTTTGGAAAAATACAAGCAGAAGAAATAAGATTAACCCGAGAAAATGGAACTGCTTCTTCGGGCAGAATAGAAGATGGAACAGAAGAACAATATGCAAAATTAAAACAACTGGATTATATAAAACGGGTTGGAAAAAGTATTTTTGTAGGTGAAGCTACAGACATTTCAGATGATAATGCAAAAACGATATGTGATGTAGTATGGGCTGACTCAGAAAGCTGGAACAATTTTTTGAAGCCTGCATATACCAATGTGATTGGAAATTACCCACAGAAAAAGGATGAAATTCTATTATCTGAGAGGGCATTGAAAAAACTTGGTATTTCTGAACCAGAACAGGGAATGGAAATAAACTTAGATGTATACAAAGGTCTGTTCGAACATTCGAAAGAAAAATTCAAACTATGTGGCTGGTATACGGACTCTGGAAATAAATTAGCAATCGGATATATTTCACATGACAAAATTAATGAGTTAAACCTGGAAAAGGGTCCCTATACTTTACTTTTCAGTCAGAGCAATCATTTAAGCAGAAGCAAAACAGAAGAAAAATTATATCAGGCATTGCCGATGAAGAGTGCAGATCAGAAGATATACGTTTCTGATACAGCACAATATACTGCCGTTTCTAAATTCGCAGGTGGATATGAGATGGTGATATTAGGAACGCTAGGTATTTTGTGCGGAATTTATTTCCTTGTGCGTAATGTTCTTTGGATATCCATGAGTGAAGATATTCAAAATCTCGGATTACTCCACACGATTGGAGCCACAGAAAGACAGATCACAAAAATATACCGGAAACAAATGCGGTTACTCATGTTAAAAGGTTCTGTCTTAGGGAGTTTGATTTCTGTATTGATTTTGGTCTTATTGATACCGGAAATATTAGGGTTTCATTTTTATCAGGAAATGGGAGGAAATATGATACTTTCCTTTTTCAGACCATGGATTCTTTTTCTTTCTGTTGTATTTGTAAATGGAATTTTGTGGATGGCATCAGAAGGCGTTATTAGAAAAATAACGAAGCTGTCTTGTATCGAGAGTGCCACTTATGATGGAAATATGGGTGACAAAAAAATAAAACATCCTGGAAAACTGGTGTTGAAACGCTCTGAGACAGGAGAAATGTTTTATATTGCATGGGGAAATATAAAACGTCATAAAGCACGATTTATCATTACAAGTATTTCTATCTTTTTAGGAGTCCTGTCTTTTATTCTAATGAATGTACTTACAAATGGATGCGATTATAAGCATCTTCTTGAGAAACGCCCTGATTTTTTGCTGGCAGGAGAGTTTAGCGAATTCGGGAAAAGCCAGGGATGTGGGGAAGAATATAAAACTAGAGAAATCGATGTTGATCCTTTACTGACACAGGGCGACGGTGTGGAACTGTTGTATGACAATGATTATGATGAATTTTCACCAATTTCTCAAGAGTTAGAGAAAAAACTACACAAGATAGATGGTATTGATTGGGAGAAGTCCAATCTGATTGAAGGAGCCTATGTAGATACGGTTATATCTAAGAAAGGCATTCGTCCCTATGACGAGGGGCTTTCGAATCTTACAAGTGAGAATATGGTGGAAGGATTTAGCTGGGATACTGTACAAGTTATAGATGAAAATCAAATCTTGTCACTTAAGAAATACGTGCAGGATAATCAACTCAATATTGATATGGAATCTTTGGAAGAGGGAAATGGCGTGCTGATCATACATGATCATATGCTGACTCCGGAACAGCAAAAACTTGCAAATGAAGCAATTGGCGAACCGGTATATTTTAAAACGTTGCTTTCAAAAGAAGATGCAATTCGTAGAAAAGAACAATATAATTCTGATAGTAAAGAGAAACAACAGGAAGACGATTTCCTACAAAAGGAATCCGTAACATTTACTTTATGCGGTTATTTAGACAGGCAAAGTGATGATTTCCCGGAAATAAATCAATCCTGGCATGGAGAAGGCAGCTTATACTATTTTATCAGTGAGAAAGGCTTTCAAAAGATACCAACTGAGAAAAAGATATTAACAATGGAATTAACTGCCGACTCAGAAAAAGAACCTTATGTGAAAACACAGATCAGCGAGCTGGTCTCCGAGGAAAATAAAAAACGATCCGAAATGACAGAAGTATCAATGGATGAAGGAACCGGCGAAGCAGGAGTTTTTGTTATCTGTAAATCAGACCTGATGCAGCAAAAAGAAACATATATGAGAGGAAATCGAATTCTCTTAGGTGCTGTAAGTATCATATTATTCATTGCAGGATTGACCAATTATTGTAACGTTGTATTTACCGGGATGTACACTCGGAGAAAAGAATTTGATATTATGAAAAGCATTGGGATGACCGATAAGCAAATGAAATTAATGCTTTTTGGAGAAGGCAGTTATTATTTTATGTGTGTGATGGGATTGTTGTTTACTGTAGGAATGGTCACTTTGGTTGGAGTAAAGATTTATATGGAAAATAAATTGTCATATTTTACATTTCATTGGCCGATTCAGATTACTGTGAGTGTAATGTTATCATTTGCAGTTATTAATATTTTTGTTACATGTCTTGCGTGTAAGAAAAAATCTGGAAAAACAAATTGA
- a CDS encoding ABC transporter permease: protein MLHKNIPNNNKDIIRFLAKNFAGTKKVRNTILFCSIVIGIVAITMVFGISFGKIQAEEIRLIRENGTASSGRIEDGTEEQYAKLKQLGYIKQVGKSIFVGEATEVSENNAKTICDIVWADSESWNNFLRPAYTNVIGSYPQKKDEILLSERALKKLGISEPEQGMEINLDVYKGVFEHSKKKFKLCGWYTDYGNDLAIGYISHDKINELSLEKGPYTLLFSQSNHLSRSKTEEKLYQTLPMKSAEQKIYVSETAQYTAVSKFAGGYEMVILGTLGILCGIYFLVGNVLWISMSEDVQNLGLLHTIGATERQITKIYRKQMRSLMLKGSVLGSLISALILVLLIPEILGFHFYQEMGGNTILSFFRPWILLLSVVFVNGILWIASEGVIRKITKLSCIESATYDGNMGDRKIKHPGKLVLKRSETGEMFYIALGNITRHKARFIITSISIFLGVLSFILMNVLTNGCDYKHLLEKRPDFLLAGEFSEFGKSQGCGEEYKTREIDVDPLLTQGDGVELLYDNDYDEFSPISQELEKKLHEIDGIDWENSNLIEGAYVTTVMSRKGIRPYDEGVSNLTNDNMVEGFWWDTVQILNENQILSLKKYVQDNQLNIDLKSLEEGNGVLIIHDHMLTPEQQKLADEAIGEPVYFKTLLSREDAIRRKEQSNSENKEKQQEDEFPQKESETFTLCGYLDRQNDDFPEINQSWHGECSLYYFISEKGFQKIPTEKKILTMELTANPEKEPYVKTQISELVSEENKKRSEMTEVSMDEGTGEAGVFVICKSDLMQQKETYMRGNRILLGAVSIILFIAGLTNYCNVVFTGMYARRKEFDVMKSIGMTDKQMKLMLFGEGSYYFMCVVGLLFTVGMAALVGVKIYMENKLSYFTFRWPILIIAGIMLSLLVVNVLVTHFVVGFCGEEKDSH from the coding sequence ATGCTTCACAAGAACATTCCAAATAACAATAAAGACATAATCCGATTTCTGGCTAAAAATTTTGCAGGCACAAAAAAGGTGAGAAATACGATTTTATTTTGCTCGATCGTAATCGGTATTGTTGCTATTACTATGGTATTCGGAATCTCATTTGGAAAAATACAGGCAGAAGAAATAAGATTAATCAGAGAAAATGGAACTGCTTCTTCGGGGAGAATAGAAGATGGAACAGAAGAACAATATGCAAAATTAAAACAACTGGGTTATATAAAACAAGTTGGAAAAAGTATTTTTGTAGGTGAAGCTACAGAAGTTTCGGAGAACAATGCAAAAACGATATGTGATATAGTCTGGGCTGACTCAGAAAGCTGGAACAATTTTTTGAGACCGGCATATACCAATGTGATTGGAAGCTACCCACAGAAAAAGGATGAAATTCTATTATCTGAGCGGGCATTGAAAAAACTTGGTATCTCTGAACCGGAACAAGGAATGGAAATAAACTTAGATGTATACAAAGGTGTGTTCGAACATTCGAAAAAAAAATTCAAACTATGTGGCTGGTATACGGACTATGGAAATGATTTAGCAATCGGCTATATTTCACATGACAAAATTAATGAGTTGAGTCTGGAAAAAGGACCTTATACGTTACTTTTCAGTCAGAGCAATCATTTAAGCAGAAGTAAAACAGAAGAAAAATTATATCAGACATTGCCAATGAAGAGTGCAGAACAGAAGATATACGTTTCTGAAACAGCACAATATACTGCTGTTTCTAAATTCGCAGGTGGATATGAGATGGTGATATTAGGAACGCTAGGTATTTTGTGTGGAATATATTTCCTTGTGGGCAATGTCCTTTGGATATCCATGAGTGAAGATGTTCAAAATCTCGGTTTGCTCCACACGATTGGAGCTACAGAAAGACAGATTACGAAAATTTATCGAAAACAAATGCGGTCACTCATGTTAAAAGGCTCAGTCTTGGGAAGTTTGATCTCTGCACTGATTTTAGTCTTATTAATACCGGAAATATTAGGTTTCCATTTTTATCAGGAAATGGGAGGGAATACAATACTTTCCTTTTTCAGACCGTGGATTCTTTTGCTTTCTGTTGTATTTGTAAATGGAATTTTGTGGATAGCATCGGAAGGCGTTATTAGAAAAATAACGAAGCTGTCTTGTATTGAGAGTGCAACTTATGATGGAAATATGGGTGACAGAAAAATAAAACATCCTGGGAAACTGGTGTTGAAACGCTCTGAAACAGGAGAAATGTTTTATATTGCATTGGGAAATATAACGCGTCATAAAGCACGATTTATCATTACAAGTATTTCCATATTTTTAGGAGTTCTGTCTTTTATTCTAATGAATGTACTTACAAATGGATGTGATTATAAGCATCTTCTTGAAAAACGCCCTGATTTTTTGCTGGCAGGAGAGTTTAGCGAATTTGGGAAAAGCCAGGGGTGTGGGGAAGAATATAAAACAAGAGAAATCGATGTGGATCCTTTGCTGACACAGGGAGATGGTGTAGAACTGTTGTATGACAATGATTATGATGAATTTTCACCAATCTCTCAAGAGTTAGAGAAAAAACTACACGAGATAGATGGTATCGATTGGGAGAACTCCAATCTGATTGAAGGAGCTTATGTGACTACAGTTATGTCCAGAAAAGGAATCCGTCCTTATGACGAAGGGGTTTCGAATCTTACAAATGACAATATGGTGGAAGGATTCTGGTGGGATACTGTGCAGATTTTAAATGAAAATCAAATCTTGTCGCTTAAGAAATACGTTCAGGATAATCAACTCAATATTGATTTGAAATCTTTGGAAGAAGGAAATGGTGTGCTGATCATACATGATCATATGCTGACCCCGGAACAGCAAAAACTTGCAGATGAAGCAATTGGCGAACCGGTATACTTTAAAACTTTGCTTTCAAGAGAAGATGCGATTCGTAGAAAAGAACAAAGTAATTCTGAGAATAAAGAGAAACAACAGGAAGACGAATTCCCTCAAAAAGAATCTGAAACATTTACTCTATGTGGTTATTTGGATCGGCAAAACGATGATTTCCCGGAAATAAATCAATCCTGGCATGGAGAATGCAGCTTATATTATTTTATCAGTGAGAAAGGCTTTCAAAAGATACCAACTGAGAAAAAGATATTAACAATGGAATTAACTGCCAATCCGGAAAAAGAACCTTATGTGAAAACACAGATCAGCGAGCTGGTCTCCGAGGAAAATAAAAAACGATCCGAAATGACAGAAGTATCAATGGATGAAGGAACCGGCGAAGCAGGAGTTTTTGTTATCTGTAAATCAGACCTGATGCAGCAAAAAGAAACATATATGCGAGGAAATCGAATTCTCTTAGGTGCTGTAAGTATCATATTATTCATTGCTGGATTGACCAATTATTGTAACGTTGTATTCACTGGGATGTACGCTCGACGAAAAGAGTTTGACGTAATGAAAAGTATTGGAATGACCGATAAGCAAATGAAATTAATGCTCTTTGGAGAAGGCAGTTATTATTTTATGTGTGTGGTGGGATTGTTATTTACTGTAGGAATGGCAGCTTTGGTTGGGGTAAAGATTTATATGGAAAATAAATTGTCATATTTCACATTTCGTTGGCCGATTCTTATTATCGCAGGAATAATGCTATCACTTTTAGTGGTTAATGTTCTGGTTACCCATTTTGTTGTTGGTTTTTGCGGTGAAGAAAAGGATTCGCATTGA
- a CDS encoding ISAs1 family transposase — protein sequence MRGNGDSWRKYRWHWKCAEKTVLTEKLIHYFRQIPDYRCGREKRHDLGEMLVCVTLGFLCGRTTIRRSLKWCKTHLEELRKHMNLKYGIASPSTITRMLNGIDEELALYAFMEWIGEIVESRNTHLAIDGKALCGATEKTKGETTPMLLNVVETVRGLILAQLPVDSKTNEITAIPELLKLLDISGSIVTIDAVGTQTAIMEQIHEQGGHFVLTVKKNQPEAYEEIHTFMDKLGAEDLKRKKGEAMDPGMKEFLEKYEEISQMEKNRDRNEYRTCQICKDASNLTKSQKEWPHVQSIGRIKQVRIPKEKDSQGNDVTPSKEEFLEKGSRRIPAPSAGEGAGKDVQCTALISDLILTAEELGSIKRMHWSIENRLHHVLDDTFREDRSPAKKSRNNLSLIRKYAYNILRLAMYETGLANIMTEMMDCFCDNAALRERYVFQGIASLY from the coding sequence ATGAGGGGCAACGGAGACTCCTGGAGAAAATACAGGTGGCATTGGAAATGTGCTGAAAAGACTGTTCTGACAGAAAAATTGATCCATTATTTCAGGCAGATTCCGGATTATCGGTGCGGCAGAGAGAAAAGACACGATCTTGGAGAAATGCTGGTATGCGTCACCCTCGGATTCCTTTGTGGCCGGACAACGATCCGCAGGAGCCTGAAATGGTGCAAAACCCACTTGGAAGAGCTGCGGAAGCATATGAACTTAAAATACGGGATCGCCTCGCCTTCCACTATTACCCGGATGTTGAATGGCATTGATGAGGAATTAGCTTTGTATGCTTTTATGGAGTGGATTGGCGAGATCGTGGAATCCAGAAATACCCATCTAGCTATTGATGGGAAAGCATTGTGCGGTGCAACGGAAAAAACGAAAGGTGAGACAACCCCGATGCTGCTGAATGTAGTGGAAACGGTCCGGGGATTGATACTTGCACAGCTTCCGGTAGATTCAAAGACGAATGAGATTACGGCGATTCCTGAATTATTAAAGCTTCTGGATATCAGCGGGAGCATTGTAACGATTGATGCTGTTGGGACACAGACTGCAATCATGGAACAGATTCATGAACAGGGAGGACATTTTGTGTTAACAGTAAAGAAAAATCAGCCGGAGGCCTATGAGGAGATTCATACGTTCATGGATAAACTGGGGGCGGAAGATCTCAAAAGAAAAAAAGGCGAAGCTATGGATCCTGGGATGAAGGAGTTCCTTGAGAAATACGAAGAAATCAGCCAGATGGAAAAAAACCGGGACAGAAATGAGTATAGGACTTGCCAGATATGTAAAGACGCTTCAAATCTGACCAAAAGCCAAAAAGAATGGCCGCACGTTCAAAGTATTGGGCGGATCAAGCAGGTGAGGATACCCAAGGAAAAAGACAGCCAGGGGAATGATGTGACGCCGTCGAAGGAAGAGTTTTTGGAAAAAGGCTCCAGAAGAATCCCAGCTCCTTCTGCTGGAGAGGGAGCCGGGAAAGATGTCCAGTGTACGGCACTGATATCAGACCTGATCCTTACAGCAGAGGAGCTGGGAAGCATAAAAAGAATGCACTGGTCAATAGAGAACCGGCTCCATCATGTGCTGGACGATACATTTAGGGAAGACCGCTCGCCAGCCAAAAAGTCCCGGAACAACCTGTCGCTCATCAGAAAATACGCATACAACATCCTGCGTCTGGCAATGTACGAGACGGGTCTGGCAAATATAATGACAGAAATGATGGACTGCTTTTGTGACAATGCCGCTTTGCGGGAACGGTATGTGTTTCAAGGCATAGCCAGTCTCTATTGA
- a CDS encoding YunG family protein, whose product MKEYRFYGWQNADVPTVNEEYKKVKNPRHLYDLLSEIWCADTCAPRMRDGWSKENMTLGQCSITAFLAQDIFGGEVYGIRRSGGNYHCYNVIGDCIFDLTSEQFKDEVLSYENNPIQSRDVHFEKEEKRLRYEFLKAELRKLISDVR is encoded by the coding sequence ATGAAGGAATATAGATTCTATGGTTGGCAGAATGCCGATGTTCCTACTGTTAATGAAGAATATAAAAAAGTAAAAAATCCAAGACATCTGTATGATTTGTTGTCGGAAATCTGGTGCGCTGATACCTGTGCACCGAGAATGAGAGATGGTTGGTCAAAAGAAAATATGACGTTGGGACAGTGCTCGATTACTGCATTCCTTGCACAGGATATTTTCGGTGGAGAGGTATATGGAATCCGAAGGAGTGGTGGTAATTATCATTGCTATAATGTGATTGGTGATTGTATATTTGACCTTACAAGTGAGCAGTTCAAAGATGAGGTTTTATCTTATGAGAATAACCCTATCCAGAGTCGAGATGTTCATTTTGAAAAAGAAGAAAAGCGATTGAGGTATGAATTCTTGAAAGCAGAGTTAAGGAAGCTTATATCAGATGTGAGATGA
- a CDS encoding sensor histidine kinase: MAVAIFTVLLIGFILGGSTVYLVENHLRTNEMNKIYKLTESLINGNELDGSDIGKETIYSKTTNQLIRLQEILEGRRKEAEKSKYEIQKLISEIAHQLRTPLANIKNYTELLQESLNETQETLNTEYIKDLRTSEEQLCFLVESFIKTARLEQGIIQVHTQKENLVETILNALGQIQKKAEEKDIYFQVELPEKIICEHDKNWMCEAFYNVFDNAVKYSKNNSTINITMKQTEMFYKIQVRDYGIGIRDGEENKIFQRFYRGEQARGQEGCGIGLYLSREIVLLQKGMMKAKQMKPGLLIEVNLPV; this comes from the coding sequence ATGGCTGTAGCAATTTTTACAGTACTTTTAATAGGTTTCATACTCGGAGGAAGCACTGTATATTTAGTTGAAAATCATTTGAGAACAAATGAAATGAATAAAATATATAAATTGACGGAATCCTTAATAAACGGCAATGAATTAGATGGTTCTGATATAGGGAAAGAAACAATCTATTCTAAAACGACCAATCAATTAATCCGTTTACAGGAAATATTGGAAGGAAGAAGGAAAGAGGCTGAAAAAAGTAAATATGAGATACAGAAATTAATTTCTGAGATTGCGCATCAACTAAGGACACCGCTGGCGAATATAAAAAATTATACAGAATTGCTGCAAGAGTCATTAAATGAAACTCAAGAAACATTGAATACAGAATACATAAAAGACTTGCGAACAAGTGAAGAACAATTATGTTTTTTGGTGGAGAGCTTTATAAAAACTGCCCGATTAGAGCAGGGAATCATACAAGTTCACACTCAAAAAGAAAATCTTGTTGAAACGATTTTAAATGCGTTGGGGCAAATACAGAAAAAGGCAGAAGAGAAAGATATCTATTTTCAAGTAGAATTGCCAGAGAAAATTATCTGTGAACATGATAAAAACTGGATGTGTGAGGCGTTTTATAATGTGTTTGATAATGCAGTCAAATATAGTAAAAACAACAGCACGATCAATATCACAATGAAACAGACAGAAATGTTTTATAAAATTCAAGTAAGAGATTATGGAATCGGGATAAGAGATGGAGAAGAAAATAAAATTTTTCAAAGATTTTATCGTGGTGAGCAGGCAAGAGGGCAGGAAGGATGCGGAATTGGTTTATATCTTTCCAGAGAGATTGTTCTATTACAAAAAGGGATGATGAAAGCAAAACAAATGAAGCCAGGGCTGCTTATAGAAGTGAATCTTCCGGTATAG
- a CDS encoding ABC transporter ATP-binding protein, translating into MDIIKAINLKKYYTSDTYEVRALDGVSLTVEEGEFIAVVGTSGCGKTTLMNILGGLDIPDFGGVWIRNTSLKDLSKEERTIFRRRNIGFVFQQYNLIPSLSIRENIVLPMRLDGKEIDIDFFNEIVEILGLKDKLERFPSTLSGGQQQRVSIARALLTKPAIVLADEPTGNLDSVTSMEVVGLLKSCAARFHQTTLIVTHQEEVAQMADRVIRMSDGKIYTRDCNEC; encoded by the coding sequence ATGGATATAATTAAAGCCATAAATCTAAAAAAATATTACACATCTGATACATATGAAGTGCGTGCTTTAGATGGTGTGTCATTAACGGTGGAAGAGGGCGAATTTATAGCGGTTGTTGGTACCTCCGGATGTGGAAAGACAACACTTATGAACATATTAGGTGGTCTTGACATTCCGGATTTTGGAGGTGTCTGGATCAGAAATACAAGTTTAAAAGATCTCAGTAAGGAAGAAAGAACAATATTCAGAAGAAGAAATATCGGATTTGTATTCCAACAATACAATTTAATTCCTTCGCTTAGTATACGCGAAAACATAGTTCTTCCGATGCGACTTGACGGTAAGGAAATTGATATAGATTTCTTTAATGAGATTGTAGAAATACTTGGATTAAAAGATAAATTAGAACGTTTTCCATCAACACTGTCCGGTGGACAGCAACAGAGAGTTTCTATAGCACGGGCATTGTTGACGAAACCGGCAATTGTCCTGGCGGATGAACCGACCGGAAATCTGGATTCTGTTACAAGTATGGAAGTCGTAGGATTACTAAAATCCTGTGCTGCAAGATTTCATCAGACGACATTGATCGTGACGCATCAAGAAGAGGTCGCACAGATGGCAGACAGAGTAATACGTATGTCTGATGGAAAAATCTATACAAGAGATTGTAACGAGTGTTAG
- a CDS encoding GNAT family N-acetyltransferase, with protein sequence MERFEFRNIRQDEVEQAIAIEQICFPPNEACLPRAMKERIAAAPELFLVAVDKDTGKIAGFLNGLSTKESKFRDEFFTDVSLYDPEGKNIMLLGLDVLPEYRKQGLAREIVCQYRRIEHEKGRNMLYLTCLANKVEMYKKFGFEDRGIADSTWGGEEWHEMTCRI encoded by the coding sequence ATGGAGAGATTTGAATTTAGAAATATCCGTCAAGATGAGGTGGAACAGGCAATTGCTATAGAGCAAATTTGTTTTCCACCAAATGAAGCATGCTTACCGAGGGCAATGAAAGAGCGTATAGCTGCTGCACCAGAGTTGTTTCTTGTAGCGGTAGATAAAGATACTGGTAAAATAGCAGGATTTCTTAATGGATTATCTACGAAAGAATCCAAGTTTAGAGATGAATTTTTCACAGATGTAAGTCTTTATGATCCAGAGGGAAAGAATATTATGTTGCTTGGTCTGGATGTGCTTCCTGAGTATAGAAAGCAAGGACTTGCGAGAGAAATTGTCTGTCAGTATCGTAGAATAGAACATGAAAAAGGGCGCAATATGCTGTATCTGACATGTCTTGCAAACAAAGTGGAGATGTATAAAAAGTTTGGATTTGAGGATAGAGGAATTGCGGATTCTACCTGGGGTGGAGAAGAATGGCATGAGATGACTTGCAGAATATAG
- a CDS encoding response regulator transcription factor yields the protein MVIGIIEDDKKDMLKAFDTGADDYVVKPFSIKVLLKRIEVVLKRKSNENIFMCGQVMLYSDRKQVFVGETEISLTLKEYQLLEYFIMNQNQVLTKEMIMENIWGIDSEFIDPNTISVMISRLKKKLNDSSNVISNVFGMGYRMGE from the coding sequence ATGGTAATAGGAATTATAGAAGATGATAAAAAAGATATGTTAAAAGCGTTTGATACAGGAGCAGATGATTATGTGGTGAAACCATTTTCAATAAAAGTATTGTTAAAACGTATTGAAGTTGTGCTAAAGAGAAAATCAAATGAAAATATTTTTATGTGCGGACAGGTTATGTTATATTCCGATAGAAAACAGGTTTTTGTTGGAGAGACGGAAATATCTTTGACACTCAAAGAGTATCAGCTTTTAGAATATTTTATTATGAACCAGAACCAGGTTCTTACAAAAGAGATGATAATGGAAAATATATGGGGAATCGATAGTGAATTCATTGATCCTAACACAATTAGCGTTATGATCAGCAGATTGAAAAAGAAATTGAATGATTCATCGAATGTTATCAGTAATGTATTTGGAATGGGATATAGAATGGGAGAGTAG
- a CDS encoding CPBP family intramembrane glutamic endopeptidase codes for MKFMQTEKKQLLIYVIIAYGITYVMGLLMWYGYGKGLNLSAFPQAQMLYPAAGVMMAYLITKKGDKNLPTAFYIFFVALTAVLVVCTAASVLAPKNRDLMSMPYSQWAPIMEYVIIGGSVIFWILLLQSGKEKRRAYGLNSEHWNISIRMILLFIGLYLLRFVIACTLSGQLSEFGKIMANPTTWIIFFTVLVNFFLSVVAFFGEEYGWRYYLQPLLQKKFGLKGGVILLGCVWAVWHLPIDFFYYTTPDMGLAALASQFVTCISLGIFMAYTYMKTQNIWVPIIIHFLNNNMVVVFSGTYSADVLQNQQIHWGDIPVALVMNLLIFGWVIFLKPFKEKKA; via the coding sequence ATGAAATTTATGCAAACAGAGAAAAAACAGCTTTTGATCTATGTGATTATAGCATACGGAATCACATATGTAATGGGACTTCTGATGTGGTATGGCTATGGAAAAGGTCTTAATCTCAGCGCTTTTCCACAGGCGCAGATGCTGTATCCAGCAGCAGGTGTGATGATGGCTTATTTAATTACCAAAAAAGGAGATAAAAATCTTCCAACGGCTTTTTACATATTCTTTGTAGCTCTCACGGCGGTGCTGGTTGTCTGCACGGCGGCTTCTGTTCTGGCTCCCAAAAATAGAGATCTGATGAGCATGCCATATTCTCAGTGGGCACCGATCATGGAGTACGTTATAATAGGTGGCAGCGTTATTTTCTGGATTCTTCTTCTGCAATCCGGTAAAGAAAAGCGCAGAGCCTATGGACTGAACAGCGAACACTGGAATATATCTATTCGTATGATCCTGTTGTTTATTGGATTATATCTTCTCAGATTTGTGATTGCCTGTACTCTGAGCGGCCAGCTTTCTGAATTTGGCAAAATAATGGCAAATCCTACTACCTGGATCATATTTTTTACTGTTTTGGTAAACTTTTTCCTGTCAGTAGTGGCATTCTTTGGAGAAGAATACGGATGGAGATATTATCTTCAGCCTCTTCTTCAGAAAAAATTTGGACTAAAAGGCGGCGTAATCCTTTTGGGCTGTGTGTGGGCTGTATGGCATCTGCCAATAGACTTCTTCTATTACACTACGCCGGATATGGGGCTGGCGGCTCTGGCAAGCCAGTTTGTTACCTGTATTTCACTGGGGATTTTTATGGCATATACTTATATGAAAACCCAGAATATCTGGGTTCCGATAATTATTCATTTTCTGAATAATAATATGGTGGTAGTTTTTTCAGGAACGTACTCTGCGGATGTACTTCAGAATCAGCAAATCCACTGGGGAGATATTCCTGTGGCACTGGTAATGAATCTGCTGATCTTTGGATGGGTGATCTTTCTGAAGCCATTTAAGGAAAAAAAAGCATAA